A region of Beijerinckia sp. 28-YEA-48 DNA encodes the following proteins:
- the putA gene encoding trifunctional transcriptional regulator/proline dehydrogenase/L-glutamate gamma-semialdehyde dehydrogenase, translated as MTSAEKPVFPSPTQVYPPFAPPILPRSALREAITAHDRTPEAACLAPLLQQASFDTETKTAIAALARKFVTALRSKPKAFGIGELVQEYSLSSEEGVALMCLAEALLRIPDAETRDALIRDKISTGDWHAHLGHDRSLFVNAATWGLVVTGKLTATVNDTGLSASLLRLIHRLGEPVIRGGVDMAMKMMGEQFVIGETIEEALHRARDQEDLGFRYSYDMLGEAALTAEDAARYFKSYQEAIHAIGKASAGRGVYAGPGISIKLSALHPRYQRSQAARVMDELLPRVKALAALAKTYDMGLNIDAEEADRLELSLDLLEHLATDVELAGWNGLGFVVQAYGKRCPYVLDFVIDLARRSGRRLMVRLVKGAYWDAEIKRAQVDGLEDFPVFTRKVHTDVSYIASARKLLDATNVVFPQFATHNAQTLATIYHLAGPEFHLGQYEFQCLHGMGEPLYSEIVGSADLDRPCRIYAPVGTHETLLAYLVRRLLENGANSSFVHKIYDEHVEIDELIRDPAVVVQGEAVPGQGHLGIALPAHLFGDARLNSRGLDLTNENVLALLSQALTASRRANWEARPLLVHDPVAQPPRTLINPGDHADVVGTVIDVSEADARLAVRSAAGSSWSSVPLAHRAACLKRAAELLDARRFDLIPLIMREAGKSAANAVSEIREATDFLRYYAEQAHATLSVETPPLGPVVCISPWNFPLAIFTGQVAAALVAGNAVLAKPAEETPLIAAACIAILHEAGVTRDGLQLVPGDGAIGAALVAAPEVAGVVFTGSTEVAKKIQAQLASRLSAQGRVIPLIAETGGQNAMIVDSSALPEQVVADVLASAFDSAGQRCSALRVLCLQSDVAERIMDMLRGALRELDIGPTDRLSTDVGPVITQEAAETITGHIERMRGRGHPVHQVAPDAAAANGTYVPPTIIEIADIAELQREVFGPVLHVVRFHREDLDKTIAKINATGYGLTFGLHTRIDETIAHVSERVQVGNIYVNRNMIGAVVGVQPFGGRGLSGTGPKAGGPLYIHRLVAKAGTLPKRASARADEALLQFVAWLERKGLAEAARIARDQGDHSPLGFSCALKGPVGESNRYVLQPRGRVLIVPRTEAGLFCQIGAALATGNDIVIDTHHGLEGSLANLPIVIQQRVSWLADLKTAGSFAAVLVEGDGDFVTSVNERMTQWPGPIPIVQAATSQEVRSGADAYCLHWLVEEVATSINTAAAGGNASLLALT; from the coding sequence ATGACAAGCGCCGAAAAGCCGGTATTCCCTTCGCCGACACAGGTTTACCCGCCATTCGCGCCACCGATCTTGCCGCGGAGCGCCTTGCGTGAAGCCATCACCGCGCATGATCGCACCCCGGAAGCGGCGTGTCTCGCGCCGCTCCTCCAGCAGGCGAGTTTCGACACTGAAACGAAAACTGCGATCGCTGCATTGGCGCGCAAGTTCGTCACGGCGCTGCGCAGCAAGCCAAAAGCCTTTGGCATCGGCGAACTGGTGCAGGAATATTCGCTGTCGAGCGAGGAAGGCGTGGCCTTGATGTGCCTGGCCGAAGCCTTGTTGCGCATTCCCGACGCTGAGACGCGCGACGCGCTGATCCGCGACAAGATTTCGACCGGCGACTGGCACGCTCATCTTGGCCATGATCGGTCATTGTTCGTCAACGCGGCGACCTGGGGGTTGGTTGTCACGGGCAAGCTCACCGCCACGGTCAACGATACTGGCCTATCGGCCTCGCTGCTGCGGCTCATCCATCGCCTGGGTGAGCCGGTCATTCGTGGCGGCGTCGACATGGCGATGAAAATGATGGGCGAGCAGTTCGTCATCGGCGAGACCATCGAGGAGGCCTTGCACAGGGCGCGCGACCAGGAAGATCTGGGCTTCCGATATTCCTACGACATGTTGGGCGAGGCGGCCCTGACGGCGGAAGATGCCGCGCGCTATTTCAAGAGCTACCAAGAGGCGATCCACGCCATCGGCAAAGCGTCGGCCGGCCGTGGCGTTTACGCCGGCCCCGGCATATCGATCAAGCTTTCTGCACTTCATCCGCGCTATCAGCGCTCGCAAGCCGCGCGCGTGATGGATGAGTTGCTGCCGCGTGTCAAAGCACTGGCCGCGCTGGCGAAGACTTACGACATGGGTCTCAATATCGATGCGGAAGAAGCAGACCGTCTCGAACTGTCGCTCGATCTGCTGGAGCATCTTGCCACCGACGTCGAGCTTGCTGGCTGGAATGGGCTCGGCTTCGTCGTGCAGGCCTATGGCAAACGATGCCCCTATGTCCTCGACTTCGTGATCGACCTGGCGCGACGCAGCGGGCGTCGCCTCATGGTGCGGCTGGTCAAGGGCGCCTATTGGGATGCGGAAATCAAGCGCGCGCAGGTCGATGGGCTGGAAGATTTTCCCGTGTTCACCCGCAAGGTGCATACGGACGTGTCCTATATCGCCTCCGCCCGCAAATTGCTTGACGCGACGAATGTGGTTTTCCCGCAGTTCGCCACTCACAATGCGCAGACGCTGGCAACGATCTACCATCTGGCCGGGCCTGAGTTTCACCTCGGTCAATACGAATTCCAATGTTTGCATGGTATGGGCGAGCCGCTTTATTCCGAGATCGTCGGGTCGGCTGACCTCGATAGGCCCTGTCGCATCTATGCGCCGGTGGGCACGCACGAGACCTTGCTGGCTTATCTTGTGCGTCGTCTTTTGGAGAATGGCGCCAACTCGTCCTTCGTTCACAAAATCTATGATGAGCATGTCGAGATCGATGAGCTGATCCGCGATCCAGCTGTCGTCGTGCAGGGCGAGGCGGTGCCGGGGCAGGGCCATCTGGGGATCGCGCTGCCGGCGCATTTGTTTGGTGACGCGCGTCTGAATTCGCGCGGCCTGGATCTGACAAACGAGAATGTGCTTGCCTTGCTCTCGCAGGCGCTGACGGCGAGCCGCCGCGCCAATTGGGAAGCCAGGCCACTGCTGGTGCATGATCCGGTGGCACAGCCGCCGCGAACCCTCATCAATCCGGGCGACCATGCGGATGTCGTCGGCACGGTGATTGACGTATCGGAGGCGGATGCGCGATTGGCGGTTCGCTCCGCCGCTGGCAGTTCCTGGTCGTCCGTGCCCTTGGCGCATCGCGCCGCGTGTCTCAAGCGTGCCGCCGAGCTGCTGGATGCCAGGCGTTTCGATCTGATCCCGCTGATCATGCGCGAAGCCGGAAAGTCGGCGGCCAATGCGGTGTCCGAAATTCGCGAGGCCACCGATTTTCTCCGCTATTACGCGGAGCAGGCGCACGCGACCTTGTCCGTGGAGACGCCGCCGCTTGGCCCTGTCGTTTGTATCAGCCCGTGGAATTTTCCCCTCGCCATCTTCACCGGGCAGGTCGCGGCGGCGCTCGTCGCCGGCAATGCGGTTTTGGCCAAGCCGGCCGAAGAAACGCCGCTGATCGCTGCCGCCTGTATTGCCATTCTGCATGAAGCGGGTGTGACCCGCGACGGCCTGCAGCTGGTTCCAGGGGATGGCGCCATCGGAGCCGCGCTGGTGGCGGCGCCTGAGGTCGCCGGTGTGGTTTTTACAGGTTCGACCGAGGTGGCCAAGAAAATCCAGGCGCAGCTCGCCAGCCGTCTTTCGGCGCAGGGCCGCGTCATTCCGCTGATCGCAGAGACGGGCGGACAGAATGCGATGATCGTCGATTCCTCCGCGCTGCCGGAACAGGTGGTCGCCGATGTCCTTGCCTCGGCATTCGACAGCGCCGGGCAACGCTGTTCGGCGCTTCGGGTGTTGTGCCTGCAAAGCGATGTGGCCGAGAGGATCATGGACATGTTGCGCGGAGCGCTACGCGAACTCGATATCGGGCCGACGGATCGGCTTTCAACCGATGTCGGCCCCGTCATCACGCAGGAAGCGGCTGAGACAATCACAGGCCATATCGAACGTATGCGCGGGCGTGGCCATCCTGTCCATCAGGTCGCGCCGGACGCAGCGGCAGCGAACGGAACCTATGTGCCGCCGACAATTATTGAGATCGCCGACATCGCGGAATTGCAGCGTGAGGTCTTTGGCCCGGTTCTCCATGTGGTCCGCTTTCATCGGGAGGATCTCGATAAGACGATCGCCAAGATCAACGCCACCGGATACGGCCTGACCTTCGGCCTGCACACACGCATCGACGAGACCATCGCCCATGTGAGCGAACGCGTGCAGGTCGGTAATATCTACGTCAATCGCAATATGATCGGCGCTGTCGTTGGTGTGCAGCCGTTTGGCGGCCGGGGCCTGTCAGGTACTGGGCCGAAGGCGGGTGGGCCGCTGTATATTCACCGCTTGGTGGCCAAAGCTGGCACGCTACCCAAGCGCGCTTCGGCCCGGGCTGACGAGGCGCTGCTGCAGTTCGTCGCCTGGCTCGAGCGAAAGGGCCTGGCCGAAGCGGCGCGGATCGCGCGCGATCAGGGCGATCACTCGCCGCTCGGCTTCAGTTGCGCATTGAAGGGCCCAGTCGGGGAAAGCAATCGCTATGTCCTGCAGCCGCGCGGCCGCGTGCTGATTGTGCCGCGGACGGAGGCGGGGCTTTTCTGCCAGATCGGCGCGGCGCTCGCGACCGGCAACGATATCGTGATCGATACCCATCACGGATTGGAGGGATCGCTGGCCAATCTGCCGATTGTGATCCAGCAGCGTGTGTCTTGGTTGGCGGACTTGAAAACCGCAGGTTCATTCGCGGCGGTGCTTGTCGAGGGGGATGGCGATTTCGTCACATCTGTGAATGAACGCATGACGCAATGGCCGGGGCCGATCCCCATCGTTCAGGCCGCCACGTCGCAAGAGGTTCGCTCAGGGGCCGATGCCTATTGCCTGCATTGGCTGGTCGAGGAGGTGGCGACGTCGATCAACACAGCGGCTGCGGGCGGCAATGCGAGCTTGCTGGCGCTGACGTAG
- a CDS encoding SRPBCC family protein: MSPFGKTDPALDLVLEREIDVPVELVWQAWTDPDSVKHWFVPKPWTVAECEIDLRIGGGFRSVMRSPEGQEFSNLGCYLEIVPNKRLIFTDALLPGFRPSPKPFFTAGLFLEPNGKGTRYTAIAVHGDEAGRKTHEDMGFHHGWSTVVDQMVAHIKATTH, from the coding sequence ATGTCGCCTTTTGGAAAAACCGATCCCGCGCTCGATCTTGTGTTGGAACGGGAAATCGATGTTCCTGTTGAACTGGTCTGGCAGGCCTGGACGGATCCCGACAGCGTGAAGCACTGGTTTGTTCCAAAGCCCTGGACCGTGGCCGAATGCGAGATCGATCTGCGTATCGGTGGCGGCTTTCGCTCGGTGATGCGCTCGCCGGAAGGCCAGGAGTTTTCGAACCTCGGCTGCTATCTGGAGATCGTGCCGAATAAGCGGCTGATTTTCACCGATGCGCTGCTGCCGGGCTTCCGGCCGTCGCCGAAGCCTTTCTTCACCGCCGGCTTGTTTCTTGAGCCGAACGGAAAGGGCACGCGCTATACGGCGATCGCGGTCCATGGTGACGAAGCGGGTCGAAAGACCCATGAAGACATGGGCTTCCATCACGGCTGGTCGACGGTGGTGGATCAGATGGTCGCGCATATCAAAGCGACGACACACTAA
- a CDS encoding ABC transporter ATP-binding protein, translated as MNAQLLALAGPIRTRVAISTGLGLLVTACYGLQGIALAQALAVLFAGGAIADITPWIIAFAGIVLLRGLLLWCAEIAAQTTAQRTKEHLRARLLSHLAALGPGVTLRQQTGDLQAVLVAGVEALEGYYSRYMPAIFIAILGCGGVLAVLAWVDWPSALLLGFFVTAFPIADRLWLRWRMPKSSGVFAAMGAFGAYLLDSLQGIVTLKAFDATTARRKELASRAAALRQEAMATLAVTLMRTGLTGFITLIGVALVLSFNSWRTAAGLLTPVALFTALFLVREAFRPLDRLEKEFHTAWAASGAATSISDFLALMPNIHEPTMSAPIPTAHGIAFDNVSFAYEADGAKALSAVSFAIKEKEFVALVGPSGSGKSTIISLLLRFFDPTSGHIRIGGTDIRDLSLENLRSLVSVVSQDTYLFHGTIEDNLRIAKPDATMDEIYAAAIAAHIDEFIFGLPKGYATEIGERGAHLSGGQRQRLSIARALLKNAPILILDEATSNVDPRSERAIQDALDALVGRRTTLVIAHRLSTIRKADRILVIEDGRIVEEGDHHSLEQNGQIYSRLMAAQGEAA; from the coding sequence ATGAATGCTCAGTTGCTTGCCCTTGCCGGCCCAATCAGAACACGCGTCGCCATCAGCACCGGCCTCGGTCTGCTCGTCACCGCCTGTTACGGGCTGCAAGGCATCGCCCTCGCACAGGCCCTGGCCGTCCTCTTCGCCGGCGGCGCCATCGCCGACATCACGCCCTGGATCATCGCCTTCGCCGGCATCGTCCTTCTGCGCGGCCTCCTCCTCTGGTGCGCAGAAATCGCCGCGCAGACCACGGCGCAACGGACCAAGGAACATCTGCGCGCCCGCTTGCTCTCCCATCTCGCGGCGCTTGGCCCCGGCGTCACCCTGCGTCAGCAGACTGGCGATCTCCAGGCTGTGCTCGTTGCCGGCGTCGAAGCGCTGGAGGGCTATTACAGCCGCTATATGCCGGCGATCTTCATCGCCATTCTCGGCTGCGGCGGCGTGCTCGCTGTTCTCGCCTGGGTCGATTGGCCCTCGGCCCTCCTGCTCGGCTTCTTCGTCACAGCCTTCCCGATCGCCGACAGACTATGGCTGCGCTGGCGCATGCCCAAGAGTTCCGGTGTGTTCGCGGCCATGGGCGCCTTTGGCGCTTATCTGCTCGACAGCCTGCAAGGCATCGTCACACTGAAAGCCTTCGACGCCACGACCGCGCGCCGCAAGGAATTGGCAAGCCGCGCCGCGGCCCTACGCCAGGAAGCCATGGCCACTTTGGCCGTGACCCTGATGCGCACCGGACTCACCGGCTTCATCACCCTGATCGGCGTCGCACTGGTGCTTTCCTTCAACAGCTGGCGCACGGCCGCTGGCTTGCTCACGCCGGTCGCTCTCTTCACCGCGCTGTTCCTCGTGCGCGAAGCTTTCCGCCCGCTTGATCGACTGGAAAAGGAATTCCACACCGCCTGGGCAGCGAGCGGCGCCGCCACCTCGATCAGCGATTTCCTGGCCCTGATGCCCAACATCCATGAGCCCACAATGAGCGCGCCCATCCCTACGGCCCACGGCATTGCCTTCGACAATGTGAGCTTCGCTTACGAAGCCGACGGCGCCAAGGCTTTGTCCGCCGTCTCCTTCGCGATCAAGGAGAAGGAATTCGTCGCTTTGGTCGGCCCGTCGGGCTCGGGCAAATCGACGATCATCTCGCTGCTCCTGCGCTTCTTCGATCCGACCTCCGGTCATATCCGGATCGGCGGCACCGATATCCGCGATCTCTCGCTCGAAAACCTACGCTCGCTCGTCAGCGTCGTCTCGCAGGACACCTATCTGTTCCACGGCACGATCGAAGACAATCTGCGGATCGCCAAGCCGGATGCGACGATGGATGAAATCTACGCCGCCGCCATCGCCGCCCATATCGACGAATTCATCTTTGGTCTGCCCAAGGGCTATGCCACCGAAATCGGCGAGCGCGGCGCTCATCTCTCCGGCGGGCAGCGTCAGCGTCTCTCGATCGCGCGCGCGCTGTTAAAGAACGCGCCGATCCTGATCCTCGACGAAGCCACGTCCAATGTCGATCCGCGCAGCGAACGCGCCATCCAGGATGCCCTCGACGCGCTGGTCGGGCGTCGCACCACGCTGGTAATCGCCCATCGCCTGTCCACCATCCGCAAGGCCGATCGCATTCTGGTGATCGAAGATGGCCGCATCGTCGAGGAAGGCGATCACCACAGCCTCGAACAGAACGGACAGATCTATTCCCGCCTGATGGCCGCGCAAGGAGAAGCCGCATGA
- a CDS encoding cyclase family protein gives MARRFIDLSVTLEDKMTSPPHHRPKIHYVDHDQSFDLFSKLYDGIGPQDLPEGKAWAVEQMELSTHAGTHMDAPWHYHPTTDHALVPGGRPAPGIDEVPLEWCQRPGVKLDFRHFDAGYVVTPADVEAEFARIGYELQPLDIVLTNTRAGARQGLEDYWESACGFGRDATLWLTERGVRVVGTDSYSWDPAFKFVVERYRRDHDPAIIWEGHKAGRDIGYFQMEKLTNLDQLPSHGFTVSCFPIKIKNGSAAWCRAVAILEG, from the coding sequence ATGGCACGCCGTTTTATCGATCTTTCCGTGACGCTCGAAGACAAGATGACATCGCCGCCGCACCATCGGCCGAAGATCCACTATGTCGATCATGATCAGTCGTTCGATTTGTTTTCGAAACTCTACGACGGTATTGGCCCGCAGGATCTGCCAGAAGGCAAAGCCTGGGCCGTCGAGCAGATGGAACTATCGACCCACGCCGGCACCCATATGGACGCGCCCTGGCATTACCACCCGACGACCGATCACGCGCTCGTCCCCGGTGGGCGGCCAGCGCCCGGCATCGACGAAGTGCCGCTCGAGTGGTGCCAGCGCCCTGGCGTCAAACTCGACTTCCGCCATTTCGATGCCGGCTATGTGGTGACGCCAGCCGACGTTGAGGCCGAGTTCGCCCGCATCGGCTATGAGCTGCAACCACTCGATATCGTCCTCACCAACACGCGCGCCGGCGCCCGCCAGGGCCTGGAAGACTATTGGGAAAGCGCCTGCGGCTTCGGCCGCGATGCCACCCTGTGGCTAACCGAGCGCGGTGTGCGTGTCGTCGGCACGGATTCTTATAGCTGGGATCCCGCTTTCAAATTCGTCGTCGAACGCTATCGCCGCGATCATGATCCGGCGATCATCTGGGAAGGCCACAAGGCCGGCCGTGACATCGGCTATTTCCAGATGGAAAAGCTGACCAATCTGGATCAGCTCCCGTCTCATGGTTTCACCGTGAGCTGTTTCCCTATCAAAATTAAAAACGGATCGGCGGCCTGGTGCCGCGCGGTCGCAATCCTCGAGGGCTGA
- a CDS encoding metalloregulator ArsR/SmtB family transcription factor: protein MMQGMSAESVVVDGIFRALADPTRRDVVERLSAKPSSVSELASAYDMALPSFVEHLKMLEGAGLVSSEKVGRVRTYALVPEQFDIPRDWLSRQRSMWEGRLDRLDAYLLSLKKKEKPE from the coding sequence ATGATGCAGGGCATGTCGGCGGAGTCGGTGGTGGTCGACGGCATTTTCCGCGCGCTGGCGGATCCGACGCGACGCGATGTGGTGGAGAGGCTCAGCGCCAAACCGTCATCGGTCAGCGAATTGGCGTCGGCCTATGACATGGCGCTGCCGTCCTTCGTCGAGCATTTGAAAATGCTCGAAGGTGCGGGGCTCGTCAGCTCGGAGAAAGTCGGCCGGGTGAGAACCTACGCCCTCGTGCCCGAGCAGTTCGACATTCCTAGAGATTGGCTCAGTCGGCAGCGTTCCATGTGGGAAGGCCGGCTCGATCGTCTCGACGCTTATCTCTTATCGCTGAAAAAGAAGGAGAAGCCTGAATGA
- the cydC gene encoding thiol reductant ABC exporter subunit CydC, with protein sequence MTDATLPRPATRAPKAGGIFGLIPLLKSRRLVLALTILSGILAQAGTLASLAVGAWLVGHAVTGATPASLVPGFIILGIVAVFAAAARWWQAYISHDLAFALIETLQVGIYDGLERAAPGYVLGQRTGELASVATTDAELMEHFYAHTIADYVGAVVVPLGALIVIFMLSPLAALALLPFLPLVASVPFWLARRAGEQGRQVMHELGALNAETVEVIQGQRELAIFGRMPDRLARLIQQTRHLAAAQKRYGSRAGLEHSAIDGLVALAVLTSAIVGIWLVSRGSLDRAHFPLLIVLAGAAFSPIVEVTQTARKLGELRAGAARILTIFHQQPAVHDTGRDGPSPDTTVHFNNVRFGYGHDERGSVLNGVSFSVRPGETVALVGRSGAGKSTCSNLLLRFWDVDDGRIAIGDCDIRDRPISALRKLVAYVPQDVHLFNESIADNIRLGLPNAPIAAVERAARLAQAHDFVAELPQGYDTVCGERGARLSGGQRQRIAIARALLLDAPILLLDEASSSLDSENEKALQTAMNEIRRDRTVIVIAHRLSTIRSADRILVLDGGRIVEEGRHADLVEKGGVYARLITSAEAFQ encoded by the coding sequence ATGACCGACGCAACCCTGCCCCGGCCTGCGACGCGCGCCCCCAAAGCCGGCGGCATTTTCGGCCTCATCCCCCTGCTCAAAAGCCGGCGCCTGGTCCTGGCGCTGACCATTCTCTCCGGCATTCTCGCCCAGGCCGGCACATTGGCGAGCCTTGCCGTCGGCGCCTGGCTTGTCGGGCACGCCGTCACAGGTGCGACGCCGGCAAGCCTCGTGCCGGGCTTTATCATCCTCGGCATCGTCGCTGTCTTCGCCGCGGCGGCGCGCTGGTGGCAGGCCTATATTTCGCACGATCTCGCCTTCGCGCTGATCGAGACCTTGCAGGTCGGCATCTACGACGGGCTGGAACGCGCTGCGCCTGGCTATGTACTGGGCCAGCGAACCGGCGAACTGGCCTCTGTCGCCACCACCGATGCCGAACTGATGGAGCATTTCTATGCCCATACGATCGCCGATTACGTCGGCGCCGTCGTGGTGCCGCTTGGCGCGCTGATCGTCATCTTCATGCTCTCCCCGCTCGCTGCATTAGCCTTGCTACCGTTTCTACCGCTCGTCGCCTCAGTGCCGTTCTGGCTGGCGCGCCGCGCCGGCGAACAGGGTCGCCAGGTCATGCATGAACTCGGTGCCCTCAATGCCGAAACCGTTGAGGTGATCCAAGGGCAGCGCGAACTGGCGATCTTTGGCCGGATGCCGGACAGGCTCGCCCGCCTGATCCAACAGACGCGCCATCTCGCCGCCGCACAGAAACGCTATGGCTCGCGCGCTGGCCTTGAACATTCCGCTATTGATGGCCTGGTCGCGCTCGCCGTGTTGACCTCGGCGATCGTCGGCATTTGGCTTGTGTCCCGTGGCAGCCTCGATCGCGCCCATTTCCCGCTGCTCATCGTTTTAGCCGGTGCGGCGTTCAGCCCGATCGTCGAAGTCACCCAGACCGCGCGCAAACTCGGCGAATTGCGCGCCGGCGCCGCGCGCATCCTCACCATCTTCCATCAGCAACCCGCCGTTCACGACACCGGCCGTGACGGCCCCTCGCCCGACACCACGGTTCATTTCAACAATGTGCGCTTTGGCTATGGCCACGACGAACGCGGTTCCGTGCTGAATGGTGTTAGCTTCTCCGTGCGGCCCGGCGAGACCGTGGCGCTGGTCGGGCGATCAGGCGCCGGCAAAAGCACGTGCAGCAATTTGCTGCTGCGCTTCTGGGACGTCGACGATGGCCGCATCGCGATTGGTGATTGCGATATCCGCGACCGTCCTATCAGCGCGCTGCGCAAGCTTGTCGCTTACGTTCCCCAGGACGTTCATCTCTTCAACGAGAGTATCGCCGACAACATCCGTCTCGGCCTGCCAAATGCGCCGATCGCGGCGGTGGAACGCGCCGCGCGGCTGGCGCAGGCCCATGACTTCGTCGCCGAATTGCCGCAAGGCTACGACACGGTCTGCGGCGAACGCGGCGCGCGCCTCTCCGGCGGCCAGCGCCAGCGCATCGCCATTGCCCGCGCCCTATTGCTCGACGCACCGATCCTGCTTCTCGACGAAGCCTCCTCGAGCCTCGACAGCGAAAACGAGAAAGCGTTGCAAACGGCCATGAACGAGATCCGCCGCGATCGCACCGTGATCGTCATCGCGCATCGCCTCTCGACGATCCGCAGCGCCGATCGGATTCTGGTGCTCGACGGCGGCCGCATTGTGGAAGAAGGCCGGCATGCCGATCTTGTCGAAAAAGGCGGCGTCTATGCGCGTCTGATCACATCCGCCGAGGCGTTTCAGTAA
- a CDS encoding TetR/AcrR family transcriptional regulator, which produces MTEITAKRPRTKPAEVRREELMDAAQALFLEKGFSAASVDEIVKIADVAKGTFYLHFKTKDDVLLALQARFIDDFHNSLKDALKRCPPDAWDRRFDAWIEAAMRGYFDQVPLHDLVFHESQPVHQRIQHDNPIILQLAALLEEGAQQGAWIVKDPRRTAMMLFYALHGAVDDAVDSGSKINHKALGATVLAFCRQAIGLKPRKG; this is translated from the coding sequence ATGACCGAAATCACCGCCAAACGGCCTCGCACCAAGCCCGCGGAAGTACGCCGCGAAGAGCTGATGGATGCAGCCCAGGCGCTTTTCCTTGAAAAGGGGTTTTCGGCGGCGAGTGTCGACGAGATCGTCAAGATCGCCGACGTTGCCAAGGGCACGTTCTATCTGCATTTCAAGACCAAGGACGATGTCCTGCTGGCCTTGCAGGCCCGCTTCATCGATGATTTTCACAACAGCCTGAAAGATGCGCTGAAGCGCTGTCCACCCGATGCCTGGGACCGGCGTTTCGATGCCTGGATCGAAGCGGCCATGCGCGGATATTTCGACCAGGTCCCGTTGCACGATCTCGTCTTCCATGAATCGCAACCGGTTCACCAGCGCATCCAGCACGACAATCCTATAATCCTTCAGCTCGCGGCCCTATTGGAAGAAGGAGCCCAACAGGGCGCCTGGATCGTGAAAGATCCCCGCAGGACCGCGATGATGCTGTTCTATGCCTTGCATGGTGCAGTCGATGACGCGGTCGACAGCGGCAGCAAGATCAACCACAAAGCGCTCGGTGCGACCGTGCTCGCCTTCTGCCGTCAGGCGATCGGGTTGAAGCCGCGCAAAGGCTAA
- a CDS encoding DUF998 domain-containing protein, with protein MIADQSYIRLLLLAGIAAGLLFFVVPTIEVFRRPGFSIERHAVSVLSLGEGGWIMKAVFVISGLLTLACALGVHQVIGSKGSGLACALLIAVYGIGLVLAGVFDAPAGLGFPPGTPDDQQPVMTPTAIVHSMAFMLAFGALIISCFVFAFHFLNDQQSIWAAVSLIAGLALPALIGLGISSTIAPGIAFYWAGMLGWGWLGVTAYLLSQP; from the coding sequence ATGATCGCTGATCAATCCTATATCCGCCTGTTGCTGTTGGCTGGAATCGCGGCAGGACTGTTGTTCTTTGTCGTTCCAACCATCGAGGTCTTCCGGCGTCCAGGGTTCAGTATCGAGCGGCATGCGGTCAGCGTGCTCAGCCTTGGCGAAGGCGGCTGGATCATGAAGGCCGTGTTCGTGATCAGTGGCCTCCTGACGCTTGCCTGCGCGCTTGGGGTGCATCAGGTCATCGGCAGCAAGGGGAGCGGGCTGGCCTGCGCTCTCCTGATCGCTGTCTATGGCATCGGACTAGTGCTGGCGGGCGTTTTCGATGCGCCCGCCGGATTGGGGTTTCCGCCAGGAACGCCAGATGATCAGCAGCCCGTGATGACGCCGACGGCGATCGTGCACAGCATGGCGTTCATGCTCGCCTTCGGAGCGCTGATCATTTCCTGCTTCGTCTTCGCCTTCCATTTTCTGAACGATCAGCAGTCGATTTGGGCTGCCGTCTCGCTGATCGCTGGCCTGGCGCTTCCTGCGCTGATCGGGCTTGGCATATCCAGCACCATCGCGCCGGGGATCGCCTTTTATTGGGCGGGGATGCTCGGATGGGGCTGGCTTGGTGTCACGGCCTATTTGTTGTCACAGCCATGA